One Acidimicrobiales bacterium genomic region harbors:
- a CDS encoding aminotransferase class IV: AAAGQDASEAIFANTRGELCEGTGTNVFIARGGRLMTPPLSSGCLAGITRALVLETTAAATEATVALSALTGADEAFLTSSTREVQPIAAVDGRPLPAAPGPLTQAAMDAYADLLARDLDP, encoded by the coding sequence GCCGCGGCTGGTCAGGATGCGAGCGAGGCCATCTTCGCCAACACCAGGGGCGAGCTGTGTGAGGGCACCGGCACCAACGTCTTCATCGCCCGCGGCGGCCGGCTGATGACCCCGCCGCTGTCGAGCGGCTGCCTGGCGGGCATCACCCGGGCCCTGGTGCTGGAGACCACCGCGGCGGCCACCGAGGCCACCGTCGCCCTCTCGGCCCTCACCGGCGCCGATGAGGCGTTCCTCACCTCCTCCACCCGCGAGGTCCAGCCCATCGCCGCGGTCGACGGCCGCCCCCTCCCCGCGGCTCCCGGCCCCCTCACCCAGGCGGCCATGGACGCCTACGCCGACCTCCTCGCCCGCGACCTCGACCCGTAG